In Ureibacillus thermophilus, the genomic stretch TCAAAACGCCCTAAAAACGCTGGGATTCCGGGTAAAAACTTTCCAATCAATACACCTGCAAACATACATAAAATAACCCATACAGTTAAGTACTTTTCAAAAAATCCAATTCCACTATTACGTTCCTTACTCATGTAAATCAATCCTCCTTTCTTTCTAAGCTATCGAAAAATGTAATTAAGTTTTGTGGGATTTGTTGGATAGCTTTTGGTTTTTACAATTTCACCATCTAAAAGTGTTACAGGAAGAATATCTGCTCCTTCCTTTTGTAGAATTTCACTTATAACTTTATTGGAGAAAAAATCCTGAGGTTCACTTGACAAACCATGCCTTTTTATAATAATCCTTTTTCTTTAAGCGAATTAATAACAGTTGTTACTCTTAACAGCTCTGGGTCATTAGATGGTCCACAAACTCCTGTCGAGCAACACATTGCTGGGTCAAAAATCTCAATATTTTTCATTACTAAATCCTCCTTAACAACACTGATTATCAGATTTTTTATTTTTGCTCTTTTTACAAATACAATCTTCTTTATCGTTTGTTATGCATGTAAAGAAAGCTATAACCTCATCCGTTTTTTCTCTGTTTAATGTATATCTCATCCAAGCCCCATCACGTACTGCATTTACAAGACCGCTTTCAGATAATATCTTCATATGATAACTAAGAGTGGATTGAGAAATACTGAATTCTTCTAATATATCGCATGCGCACATTTCTCCACACGATAGCATATCTATAATCTTTAACCGTGTTTCATCTGACATAGCCTTAATTGCAGGAACATAATCTGCATATGAATGTTTCATAAAATTACCTCCTATATATTCATATGTATCAATGACATCGAATATTCTCGATATCTTATAACAAGAATATCAGGCATATCGATAGTTATCAATATGGTTTTATAATAAGTTAACGACAAAAAGCGCCGACTAAGATGCCACTGCACCTCAATCGGCGGTCAAATTCGTTTTATTTTTCTATATCAATTTCTATACCAGATTTAAATTCAATAGTTAGTTTATCATCATAGACCGTTATTTTCTCTATAAGTCTCCTTACTAGTTGCTCATCATACTCCTCAAGGAGGATGGATTGTTCATTAATGAATTTTTCCATATCTTCTAGCCTTTGCTTGGAGCCCTTTTTGCCAGCTTCTTCTGCTAAAGCCTTATGCCTTTCCTCTCTGAGCCTGTAAATCTCATCGGCTATATCGTTATAATCTTCTTTGGAATTGGCCAGCCTCAAAAGGTCTTTTTGTAATTCCTCTAGCTTTTTATCTATCTCGGAAACAATATTATTGTCCGTTTCACTTATCACTGTTTCTATATTTTCCTTTAAGATAGTTAAAAAGCCATCCTTTTGCCCTATTAGTTTATTAATTGCATCAACCGTAGCAAGGCCTATCATATCCTCCAGCACGGTTCGGGAATGACAAGTTAACCCTGTATTCTCAAGTCTACTGACGCATCTCCAAACAATCGATTTTTTACCTCGGTTATTCCAATGAACTCTACGGTATATTTCGCCACACTCTCCACAGAAGATAATTTGTGAAAATACATGATTTGAACTAAAGTTTCTTTTCTTTCCGCTAGTACTTATATGTCCTCTACTTCTACGGACTAACTCTTCTTGTACCTGCATGAAAATTTCACGCGGGATAATGGCTTCATGGTTATTCTCTACATAATACTGAGGTACGATTCCGTTATTCACAACCCTCTTTTTTGTAAGAAAATCTACCGTATAAGTTTTTTGGAGCAGTGCATCACCAATGTATTTTTCATTGCTTAATATTTTCCTTATAGTACTGGTATGCCACCTTTTTTTCCCCGCTCCCGTAAGTATGCCATCAGCTTCAAGTCCTTTTTTGATTTTATCCATACTTGAGCCTTCAAGATACTCTCGGTAAATCCTTTTGACTATTTCAGCTTCCTCCGGCACAATTACTAATCGCTTATTTTCATCTTTGGTATATCCTAAAAACCTAGAACAATTGACCATTACCTCTCCCTGTTGGTATCGGTATTGATAGCCAAGTTTTACATTCTGGCTTAATGACTGGCTCTCTTGTTGCGCTAAGGATGCCATAATGGTAAGCATAATTTCACCTTTGGCATCCAGTGTATTGATATTTTCTTTCTCAAAATATACCGCAACGTTTTTATCTTTAAGTTTTCTGATGTATTGTAGACAGTCCAAGGTATTTCTAGCAAATCGGCTTATTGATTTGGTAATAACCATATCAATTTTCCCAGCCATGCACTCATCAATCATTCGATTAAATTCGTCGCGATTTTTTGTATTTGTGCCGCTGATACCATCATCAGCAAAGATCCCTGCAAATTCCCACTCTAAATCAGAAGTATTTTACTTATGACATATCTAATACTTTATTGACTTCATCTAGGATTATCTCTTGAACTGTTTTTACTCCTCCATGAATGATATTAATGTTAAGTTCTTTTAAATTATTTAGTATATTTTCTAAAAGTTTTTTACCTTTTATCCGCTTAATGTATTCTCCATATTTGAATTTAGATAGTGTTTCTAATGGAATTGTATTATACATAATATTAAAAATTATAGATTTCTCAATCATTAATTTAGTCTGAACATCATCAATAAAAGTGTCTTTTAATAATAAAAAATATCTAAACGTCACATCATGTCTAATATATGGAGTAAAACCTAATGCCAAAGAGGTTAGTAAGATTTCCAATGTTTGTGCAACATATGAATACGTTGCTATGTTAAATACATCAATATTAGATAAATCTTGAAATTGGGGATATTCTTTTTTATATCTTTCACAACGTTGTTCTAAGGTCATTTGAGAGTCTGTGGAGTCAATGTATACTAGATTGTTCAAAATAAATTCGTCGATCTTACTTTCGATGTCTGATATCGTTCTAAATTTCTCATAAAATTCCTGTTTTCCACTTACTTTAGTATTAAGTATGCTTGAAATAAAAATCCAATAAAACTTATTTATAAAATCTTCGTTTTTAGTTTCATATTTCAATAACATTGATTTAATCGGTAGAATATGGATTGTGTTTTCAATATTATTTAACAGATTTAACGTATCATGAAAAGCGGTTTTAAAAATTCTTATAGTATTTTTATCTACAAACTTATCATCTGGTATCCTAAAAAAAGGTTCCATTTTCAATATAGGGTCTGGAACTACATGGTAATCTCCAAATAATTTGAAATAATAATGTTCAAAATCATCTATATCTAAATATATAGCACCCGATAACAATAAACTTTCAATTGAATTAGGACGCCTATCATTTTCAAAAACCAACAAACTTAATCTTTTAAGCCAAAAAATTTTGACCTCATCTATTATTTTTAAAATAGTATTTGAATCTAAATCTTCTTTCAACACAAATGGCTGATACTTTATTAATAAATCACTATATTCTTTCTGAATCTTGTTTAATACAGGACTGTTAAATTCCATAGTTTAACTCCTTATATTTTTGTTTATACCAATCTGGAAAATCATATTGACTTGCTAACAATTCTATGTGCTTTCTAAAAACTTTCTCTGTATCATAAATAACGCTCGGTAACTTTTGATAATTCTCTATATCAGGTATCGAATGGTATTTATGGAGTGGGTTGTCACAAAATATCATTGAACTTTCTCGTATTGCTCCCCAAAAGCCATGAACATAGTTGTTATCATATTCATAATAAATTTCATATAATTCCTTTTCATCTACTATTTCAAACTTCTTTTTAATAGATTGTGTATCAAAGTATCGAACATCTATATCTAAAAACTCCTCAAACATAGGTTCATTTACAAGTGCATTTAATATTGGTATTTCAATATGGCTAT encodes the following:
- a CDS encoding ArsR/SmtB family transcription factor; the protein is MKHSYADYVPAIKAMSDETRLKIIDMLSCGEMCACDILEEFSISQSTLSYHMKILSESGLVNAVRDGAWMRYTLNREKTDEVIAFFTCITNDKEDCICKKSKNKKSDNQCC
- a CDS encoding recombinase family protein: MVNCSRFLGYTKDENKRLVIVPEEAEIVKRIYREYLEGSSMDKIKKGLEADGILTGAGKKRWHTSTIRKILSNEKYIGDALLQKTYTVDFLTKKRVVNNGIVPQYYVENNHEAIIPREIFMQVQEELVRRSRGHISTSGKKRNFSSNHVFSQIIFCGECGEIYRRVHWNNRGKKSIVWRCVSRLENTGLTCHSRTVLEDMIGLATVDAINKLIGQKDGFLTILKENIETVISETDNNIVSEIDKKLEELQKDLLRLANSKEDYNDIADEIYRLREERHKALAEEAGKKGSKQRLEDMEKFINEQSILLEEYDEQLVRRLIEKITVYDDKLTIEFKSGIEIDIEK